Proteins encoded by one window of Salmonirosea aquatica:
- a CDS encoding CsgE family curli-type amyloid fiber assembly protein: MFVSSMSVGQAVEEDYDERTFVPLEQNISLESLSNVLLLDDTRTKNGRDFYEFFYQQWLSVQTDTTVISPTAFSDIGEELNVAVDEQPAPGGIGTSTVVSISVNDVMIYQQFLQPRQGVIELMAEDAIGALTQYIQNYQEFQKQLGSDDQMGSGIY; this comes from the coding sequence ATGTTTGTGAGTAGTATGAGTGTGGGACAGGCAGTGGAGGAAGACTACGACGAAAGAACCTTTGTACCCCTAGAGCAAAATATCTCGCTCGAATCCCTATCCAACGTATTACTACTGGACGACACTCGTACTAAAAATGGTCGTGATTTTTACGAGTTTTTTTATCAGCAGTGGCTTTCTGTCCAGACGGACACTACCGTAATTTCCCCTACGGCTTTCTCCGACATTGGAGAAGAACTGAATGTTGCGGTGGACGAGCAACCCGCTCCGGGTGGTATTGGCACTTCCACAGTTGTGTCCATTTCGGTCAACGACGTTATGATTTACCAGCAATTTCTTCAACCTCGCCAGGGTGTGATTGAACTTATGGCGGAGGATGCCATTGGGGCCTTAACGCAGTATATTCAAAACTATCAGGAATTTCAAAAACAATTGGGCAGCGACGACCAAATGGGTAGCGGTATATACTAA
- a CDS encoding curli assembly protein CsgF has translation MKKLLLLTLIALGGTLSVQAQTLIYRAQNPAFGGYYFNAQWLQASAQFQDKSKDPTAPLTGQTGSGFNNSNSLDDFSSSLSRQLLSRITTQLLNAQFGEDSLQEGTFQFGDLRVDITNAADGVNIRIVDGQGGETTVTVPYF, from the coding sequence ATGAAAAAGTTACTACTCCTCACACTTATTGCTTTAGGCGGAACCCTCAGTGTACAAGCGCAGACCTTGATATACCGGGCGCAAAACCCAGCTTTTGGCGGGTACTACTTCAATGCCCAATGGCTGCAGGCTTCGGCCCAGTTCCAGGATAAAAGCAAGGATCCCACGGCTCCGTTAACCGGCCAGACGGGCAGTGGTTTCAACAATAGCAATTCGTTGGATGATTTCTCTTCCTCGTTGAGCCGCCAGTTGCTCAGCCGCATTACTACGCAGTTGTTGAATGCCCAGTTCGGAGAAGACTCTTTACAGGAGGGTACCTTTCAGTTTGGCGACCTGCGGGTAGACATTACTAATGCCGCCGATGGTGTAAACATCCGCATTGTGGATGGCCAGGGAGGCGAAACCACCGTCACCGTCCCTTACTTCTGA
- a CDS encoding CsgG/HfaB family protein, giving the protein MQLKKYLLKLCLMAVAIVLNGCAAYFHQPTKPRSARLGEETSISEELRSLPAPKEAITTAVYKFRDQTGQYKPSETSNFSTAVTQGATNILLKAMEDSKWFVNIERENVSNLLNERKIIRSSVAQYSNNNTNELLPPLLYAGMILEGGIISYDANIITGGGGLRYFGAGGSTEYRQDRVTVYLRAIATRSGKILKTVYSSKTILSQSVNASLYRVVRFKRILEAETGFTTTEPNQMAVTEAIEKAVQALILEGIKDGLWEADEKFAEQTKQQLADYEEEKQLMANTDVYGNSDHFERPRISVSPYASTLRLRGDYEVPTWKPGYGLNVTVGLTPKWGVQANGFVSSFSTSTADRSFVMDRNWRNADLSLVYQSLPFERYSPFGSFGGGISQTASGSGFSSDLKTFSYLKGGIGIEALLTKNIGLRAMADYYWMTNDMVDGIANGRLNDSFLRFSAGVSFYIGKGSKKRAIVATEPVPATNN; this is encoded by the coding sequence ATGCAATTGAAAAAATACCTCCTCAAGCTATGCTTGATGGCCGTCGCCATTGTGCTGAACGGTTGTGCAGCCTATTTTCATCAGCCCACTAAACCCCGATCAGCCCGGTTGGGCGAAGAAACATCCATATCGGAAGAATTACGTTCGTTACCAGCGCCCAAAGAAGCGATTACGACCGCGGTTTATAAGTTTCGGGATCAGACTGGACAATATAAGCCTTCGGAAACTTCGAACTTTTCTACCGCAGTGACGCAGGGAGCAACAAATATCCTGCTCAAAGCCATGGAGGACAGTAAGTGGTTTGTCAATATCGAACGGGAGAACGTGAGTAACCTTCTGAACGAACGGAAGATAATCCGGTCGAGCGTAGCCCAGTACAGTAATAACAATACCAATGAACTTCTACCCCCACTGTTGTATGCCGGGATGATCCTGGAGGGAGGCATTATTTCTTATGATGCCAATATCATTACAGGAGGTGGGGGACTACGCTATTTCGGTGCGGGAGGGTCAACCGAATATCGGCAGGACCGGGTGACGGTGTACCTTCGAGCCATTGCGACCCGCTCGGGTAAAATCCTGAAAACGGTATACTCTTCCAAAACCATTCTTTCCCAATCGGTGAATGCCAGTTTGTACAGGGTAGTGCGCTTCAAGCGCATTCTTGAAGCTGAAACGGGCTTCACCACGACGGAACCCAACCAAATGGCGGTAACGGAAGCCATCGAAAAGGCAGTACAGGCACTGATATTGGAAGGAATTAAAGACGGTCTATGGGAGGCGGATGAAAAATTTGCCGAGCAAACTAAACAACAGTTGGCCGACTACGAAGAAGAAAAGCAACTCATGGCCAACACGGATGTGTACGGTAACAGCGATCATTTTGAACGCCCCCGAATTAGTGTATCCCCCTATGCATCCACGCTACGTTTGCGGGGTGACTATGAGGTACCCACCTGGAAACCGGGATATGGCCTGAATGTAACGGTGGGCTTAACACCCAAATGGGGCGTACAAGCCAATGGATTTGTCAGCTCGTTTTCTACTTCAACGGCTGACCGATCTTTCGTGATGGACCGGAACTGGCGCAATGCTGATTTATCCTTGGTATATCAAAGTTTACCCTTCGAGCGTTATTCTCCTTTCGGGAGTTTTGGGGGCGGAATCTCCCAGACAGCCAGTGGTTCGGGCTTTTCCAGTGATCTCAAAACTTTTTCCTATCTGAAAGGAGGAATTGGCATCGAAGCCCTGCTTACCAAGAATATCGGTTTACGGGCGATGGCTGACTACTACTGGATGACAAACGATATGGTGGATGGCATAGCCAACGGACGGCTCAATGATTCGTTCCTCAGGTTTTCGGCCGGCGTTTCCTTTTATATAGGTAAAGGTTCCAAAAAGCGCGCTATTGTAGCCACGGAGCCTGTCCCCGCCACCAACAATTAA
- a CDS encoding carboxypeptidase regulatory-like domain-containing protein produces the protein MNFKVSHVALVLIAALCIGLASCTEDLFVTPKVYGRITGKIVDNATKKPLSDVLIKLNPSGRSFQTDTSGNFAFDSLVVGKYTISTEKKGLYNEYVTVEVTEDQNPVVTIYMSEDLKSNRPPTKPTNPIPAVGGAVAGINNVLLSWTASDPDRDTLTYDVYLFKSGGSPTTPYITNFTNDSLIVNNLEYDKTYYWQVVAKDGRESVFSEVWTFTTPKFPSLSYVFTRSTGGNYQIYAANDDNTIVKLTSEGSNWRPIVSPNREQIAFISNRSTSLHIYVINLDGTGLRKITTVPIAGLMALDLSFSWANNGSRIIYPSNNKLYSIATDGTGLTEIARAANGRQYAGCNWNDATKTVVARTTGETVYDNELELIYSSGFKETILTSSRRVGNPVLSIDGGEVLFSMDINEFRNEAGRQIDARIFELYLNDKSLHDLSASATGGSNGLQKPAGSNDLDPRYSPNGQNIIFTNVLNDDASVPSLYVTELNNGRERNKIVTNAEMGYWRQQ, from the coding sequence ATGAATTTCAAGGTAAGCCATGTGGCGTTGGTGCTGATTGCGGCACTGTGTATTGGGTTGGCATCTTGCACGGAGGATTTATTTGTCACCCCTAAGGTGTACGGGCGGATCACGGGTAAGATCGTTGATAATGCTACGAAAAAACCACTTAGTGATGTACTCATCAAGCTGAATCCTTCCGGCAGAAGCTTCCAGACCGACACGTCGGGCAACTTTGCTTTTGACAGCCTGGTGGTGGGGAAGTATACGATTAGTACTGAAAAGAAGGGGCTCTACAACGAGTATGTCACGGTAGAGGTGACAGAAGACCAAAATCCGGTGGTGACGATTTATATGTCCGAGGACCTGAAATCGAACCGTCCCCCCACCAAACCCACCAATCCTATTCCTGCCGTGGGAGGTGCGGTAGCGGGGATTAACAACGTGCTCCTGAGCTGGACCGCTTCCGACCCTGACCGGGATACTCTGACCTACGACGTGTATCTGTTTAAAAGCGGAGGCTCACCCACTACACCCTACATCACGAATTTTACGAATGATTCGCTGATTGTCAATAATCTGGAATACGATAAAACCTATTACTGGCAAGTAGTGGCAAAGGATGGGCGAGAATCTGTATTCAGTGAAGTATGGACGTTTACAACCCCTAAATTCCCTTCCCTATCCTACGTGTTTACGCGATCTACGGGCGGCAATTATCAGATATATGCCGCAAATGACGATAACACAATTGTGAAACTGACCTCGGAGGGAAGTAACTGGCGGCCCATAGTAAGTCCTAACCGTGAGCAGATCGCATTTATCTCCAATCGATCGACAAGCTTGCATATTTATGTGATCAATCTGGATGGAACAGGGCTGAGAAAGATAACCACGGTCCCTATCGCCGGTCTTATGGCACTGGATTTGTCATTCAGCTGGGCTAATAATGGGTCACGGATTATTTATCCGAGCAATAACAAACTATATTCGATTGCCACTGATGGTACGGGCCTGACCGAAATAGCACGTGCGGCAAATGGCAGACAGTATGCGGGTTGCAACTGGAATGACGCTACCAAAACGGTAGTAGCTCGTACTACCGGTGAAACAGTATACGACAATGAATTGGAGCTAATCTATTCGAGTGGTTTCAAAGAAACAATTCTTACCAGTTCCCGACGCGTTGGTAATCCGGTACTATCCATCGATGGGGGTGAAGTTCTTTTCTCCATGGACATTAATGAGTTCCGCAACGAGGCGGGGCGTCAAATCGATGCGAGAATCTTTGAGCTTTACCTGAATGACAAGTCGCTGCACGATCTGTCCGCTTCTGCCACAGGGGGTAGTAATGGCCTGCAAAAGCCAGCGGGTAGTAATGATCTGGATCCCCGTTATTCCCCTAACGGCCAAAACATAATCTTTACCAATGTCCTCAATGACGACGCATCGGTTCCTAGCTTATATGTTACTGAATTGAATAATGGGCGGGAGCGTAACAAAATTGTTACCAATGCCGAAATGGGCTACTGGCGTCAGCAATAA
- a CDS encoding asparagine synthase-related protein, with translation MSGIVGLIRWDGEKPAPGLIRQMAERIEHRGPDGSEFLIQGTAALGYLHLKVTPESFYEAQPLTDDAGLVLVADARIDNRTELLLTLGLGAPSEYDPIPDSRLILAAYQKWGEACLDFLIGDFAFVIWDSATQQIFCGRDHSGVRPFYYHYLPGQYFVFASEIKALWAFDAIPKELDESRVANYLCHWGQHNIYQHNTFFKEINSLPPAHCLVADQQQLRERMYWKVDPKSYQYQSEEEFLAAFKVTFLEAVRCRIRTPYAVSSFLSGGLDSSSVAAVAATLLQQEECTLATYYMDTELAETSEKEYVLPFLERYPVRHTDTLGEQDYYGNLAKIARMTDMPEMFSLTYNNFDPLLKDVNRAESRVLLTGSDGDTVVGYGTEYIYEAIKVGNWKLAAERITQAHDPRDYQKVFGSKEGKTVYYRRMIALLLGILPTMFDRTKAGWEFFKGAVFHLKIPPLFLTKVFLEKFSRKVGTPEPYSVDPTLPGKCVPFMKEGKALHPTTNLLINRGMLYQMMSEVSEYYDIIGAHHQVQIVHPFFDKRLIELCMFIPSKLKFYEGYGRGPLREAMRDFLPQKILRRKGKIDFTPFMDKQLADQQPEPDSVIEAHRSLLEGFVVDNPNSGIPTAPAPAKYSRLHHRILYFLHWRKAQGI, from the coding sequence ATGAGCGGTATTGTAGGACTAATCCGGTGGGACGGTGAAAAACCGGCCCCCGGATTGATCCGGCAGATGGCCGAACGGATCGAACACCGCGGCCCCGATGGTTCAGAATTTCTTATTCAGGGAACTGCCGCATTGGGGTACCTGCATTTAAAAGTCACTCCCGAATCTTTTTACGAAGCCCAACCCCTGACCGACGATGCGGGCCTGGTGCTGGTGGCCGATGCCCGCATCGATAACCGGACCGAACTACTTTTAACTTTAGGGCTCGGGGCACCGTCTGAATATGATCCTATACCGGATAGTCGGCTGATTCTGGCCGCTTACCAAAAGTGGGGAGAAGCCTGCCTGGATTTTTTGATCGGGGATTTTGCTTTCGTTATTTGGGATTCTGCTACCCAACAAATCTTCTGTGGACGTGACCATTCAGGAGTGCGTCCATTTTATTACCATTACCTTCCTGGCCAGTACTTCGTTTTCGCTTCTGAAATCAAAGCATTATGGGCATTCGATGCGATTCCTAAGGAACTCGATGAAAGTCGCGTGGCCAATTACCTCTGCCATTGGGGACAGCATAACATCTACCAGCACAATACCTTCTTTAAGGAAATAAACAGTTTGCCGCCAGCCCATTGCCTGGTGGCCGATCAGCAGCAGCTCAGGGAGCGTATGTATTGGAAGGTAGATCCCAAAAGCTACCAATACCAGAGTGAAGAGGAATTTCTGGCGGCTTTTAAAGTTACTTTTCTGGAAGCTGTACGGTGCCGTATCAGAACGCCTTATGCGGTGAGTTCCTTCCTGAGTGGCGGGCTGGATTCTTCCTCAGTGGCGGCTGTGGCAGCCACCCTTCTCCAGCAGGAGGAATGTACCTTAGCCACGTATTACATGGATACCGAGCTGGCGGAAACCTCCGAAAAAGAATACGTACTTCCTTTTCTGGAAAGGTACCCTGTACGACATACTGATACCCTCGGTGAACAGGATTACTATGGGAATCTGGCCAAGATAGCCCGGATGACCGATATGCCGGAGATGTTTTCGCTGACATACAATAACTTCGACCCCCTCCTGAAGGATGTGAACCGAGCCGAAAGCCGGGTTTTGTTGACGGGTAGCGATGGAGATACTGTCGTAGGATATGGTACCGAGTACATTTATGAAGCTATTAAGGTGGGGAATTGGAAACTGGCTGCGGAACGCATAACGCAGGCCCACGACCCCCGTGATTACCAAAAAGTATTCGGCAGTAAAGAAGGAAAAACGGTGTACTACCGACGAATGATTGCCCTGCTGCTGGGAATATTACCGACGATGTTCGACCGGACAAAAGCGGGATGGGAGTTTTTCAAAGGCGCTGTTTTTCATCTGAAAATTCCACCACTTTTTCTGACGAAGGTATTTCTGGAAAAATTTTCACGTAAGGTAGGTACCCCCGAACCCTACTCAGTAGATCCTACCTTACCTGGCAAGTGCGTTCCTTTTATGAAAGAGGGTAAAGCTTTGCACCCAACCACTAATTTGCTGATCAACCGGGGCATGCTGTACCAGATGATGAGTGAGGTAAGTGAATATTATGACATCATCGGGGCGCATCATCAGGTACAGATCGTGCATCCTTTTTTTGACAAACGCCTCATTGAATTGTGCATGTTCATCCCATCGAAGCTTAAATTTTACGAAGGTTATGGCCGGGGACCTCTGCGCGAAGCAATGCGTGATTTTCTGCCACAGAAAATTCTGCGCCGGAAGGGCAAAATTGATTTTACGCCCTTCATGGATAAACAGCTGGCCGATCAGCAGCCCGAGCCAGATTCCGTGATTGAAGCTCACCGATCGTTGCTAGAAGGATTTGTTGTGGACAATCCGAATTCTGGTATACCTACTGCTCCAGCTCCGGCCAAATATTCCCGCCTGCACCATCGGATTTTGTATTTTCTCCACTGGCGCAAGGCCCAGGGAATTTAA
- a CDS encoding sterol desaturase family protein: MEQYAKILTIAMPIFLLTVLGEKLYGWLRFRHHFKNMDMISSLSSGFTNSLKDALGLGISIITYAWMVEHWAMFEIKSTFWVWLIAFIALDFAGYLGHLLNHKINVLWNRHLIHHSSEEFNLACALRQSISGIVNLFTIFLIPAAIVGVPAVVIAVLAPIHLFAQFWYHTVYIGRMGFWEKFLVTPSHHRVHHAINPIYLDKNHGQILIIWDKLFGTFQEELPEVPPCTASPARSVPGIPSKSTGGICGYCCRMLGVPITGMIRPGFGSCRQVGDPPMWWRGTLSERSRMSTTLKNMPLLLRPGSLPGPGRNLPLPSF, translated from the coding sequence ATGGAACAGTATGCTAAAATCCTGACGATCGCGATGCCCATCTTCCTGCTTACCGTGCTAGGGGAGAAATTGTACGGCTGGCTCCGGTTTCGGCATCACTTCAAGAACATGGACATGATTTCGAGTCTCAGTTCGGGCTTTACTAACAGCCTGAAAGATGCGCTGGGGTTGGGGATTTCCATCATTACCTACGCCTGGATGGTGGAGCATTGGGCTATGTTTGAAATAAAAAGCACCTTCTGGGTGTGGCTTATCGCTTTCATTGCGCTGGATTTTGCCGGGTACCTGGGACATCTGCTCAACCACAAAATCAATGTGCTCTGGAACCGTCACCTTATTCATCACAGTAGTGAAGAATTCAACCTGGCTTGCGCGCTGCGCCAAAGTATCTCCGGGATTGTCAATTTATTCACCATTTTTCTGATCCCCGCCGCCATCGTGGGGGTACCTGCGGTGGTCATTGCGGTGCTGGCTCCCATTCACTTGTTTGCGCAGTTCTGGTACCATACGGTGTATATTGGTCGGATGGGTTTCTGGGAAAAATTTCTGGTCACGCCCTCGCACCACCGCGTTCACCACGCCATCAATCCGATTTACCTCGACAAAAACCACGGTCAGATTCTCATCATTTGGGACAAACTGTTTGGTACCTTTCAGGAAGAACTGCCCGAGGTACCCCCGTGTACGGCATCACCCGCCCGGTCAGTACCTGGAATCCCATCAAAATCAACTGGGGGCATCTGTGGCTATTGTTGCAGGATGCTTGGCGTACCCATAACTGGTATGATAAGGCCCGGATTTGGTTCATGCCGACAGGTTGGCGACCCGCCGATGTGGTGGAGGGGTACCCTGTCAGAAAGATCGAGGATGTCTACGACTTTGAAAAATATGCCCCTGCTGCTTCGCCCTGGCTCATTGCCTGGACCTGGACGCAATTTGCCTTTACCTTCTTTTTGA
- a CDS encoding 1-phosphofructokinase family hexose kinase produces the protein MAIKKPIVTLTVNPAVDKSTTVERLVPDNKLRCEKPQFEAGGGGINVAKAIHRLGGEPIAVFTSGGPTGQRLQKLVKAEQVNIRVVETKEWTRENLNIVETTTGLQYRFGMPGTELMPTEIEAIIDTLEEIDPTPSFIIASGSLPPGVPTDFYRQIANLAKRQGAKFIADTSGESLRLASQAGVYLLKPNVTELKELIGADRLEMDELDEAARALIIRDNCEIVVISMGAMGAMLVTSDYVEHIPAPPVSKKSTVGAGDSMVAGMVWTLSQGKSIREAVRMGVACGTAATMNPGSELFHMPDVNRLLDWLNRYEVRYASSIR, from the coding sequence ATGGCTATTAAAAAACCCATTGTAACGCTCACTGTGAATCCGGCAGTGGACAAGAGCACTACCGTGGAACGGTTGGTGCCTGACAACAAGCTTCGTTGCGAAAAACCCCAGTTTGAAGCAGGTGGCGGCGGTATCAATGTAGCTAAGGCGATACACCGGCTGGGCGGCGAGCCTATTGCAGTTTTTACTTCCGGCGGCCCCACCGGTCAGCGACTGCAAAAGCTTGTCAAAGCCGAACAGGTGAATATCCGGGTGGTGGAGACTAAAGAATGGACCCGAGAAAACCTCAACATCGTTGAGACCACGACTGGACTGCAGTACCGATTCGGGATGCCAGGTACCGAACTGATGCCCACCGAAATTGAGGCCATCATCGACACTCTGGAAGAAATTGATCCTACCCCTTCGTTTATTATTGCCAGTGGTAGTCTGCCGCCGGGGGTACCTACCGATTTTTACCGGCAAATTGCCAACCTTGCCAAGCGGCAGGGGGCCAAATTCATCGCCGATACCTCGGGCGAATCCCTTCGCCTGGCTTCGCAAGCGGGGGTGTACCTCTTGAAACCCAACGTCACTGAGTTGAAAGAACTGATTGGTGCCGACCGTTTGGAAATGGACGAACTCGACGAAGCTGCCCGTGCCCTGATTATCCGGGATAATTGTGAAATCGTGGTGATTTCTATGGGCGCGATGGGCGCCATGCTCGTTACGTCCGATTACGTGGAACACATTCCGGCCCCGCCCGTATCCAAGAAAAGTACCGTAGGTGCAGGCGACAGCATGGTGGCGGGCATGGTCTGGACTTTATCGCAGGGCAAATCCATCCGCGAAGCAGTGCGCATGGGAGTAGCCTGTGGCACGGCCGCTACGATGAATCCCGGCAGCGAACTATTCCACATGCCCGATGTCAACCGCCTACTCGACTGGCTCAATCGCTACGAAGTACGGTATGCCTCGAGTATTCGGTGA
- a CDS encoding glucoamylase family protein, producing MKRSALTLPIFLGLFMLACIPGLAQKKKNVSVTSPTFNPADRPKNLSDTALLELVQKQTFRYFWEFGHPVSGMARERSNEAYDYGNEVVTTGGTGFGVMAMIVAAERKWQPRDSVAERLLKMVKFLAKADHYHGVFPHWLNGATGKTIPFSRKDDGGDLVETSFLFQGLLCARQYFNGDTETERQLRNRINWLWNDVEWDWHTRDGQNVLYWHWSPNNGWSMDFELRGYNEALITYVLAASSPRYGISAAPYHKGWAMSNHFKNGKEFYDLILPLGFDYGGPLFFAHYSFVGLNPKGLKDRYADYWEQNVNHSLINYRYCVDNPKKFKGYGEDCWGLTASDTYNGYNAHSPTNDFGTITPTAALSSFPYTPQQSMKAVRHFYDDLGDKIWSEYGFVDAFNESQNWYAKSHLAIDQGPIIVMIENYRTGLLWNLFMSVPEVQMGLKKLDFQTPGTK from the coding sequence ATGAAACGATCCGCTCTGACTCTACCTATATTCCTCGGCCTGTTTATGCTGGCCTGTATTCCTGGCCTGGCCCAAAAGAAAAAAAACGTATCTGTTACGTCCCCTACTTTTAACCCCGCCGACCGTCCCAAAAACCTATCCGATACTGCCTTATTAGAATTAGTACAGAAACAGACTTTCCGCTATTTCTGGGAATTCGGCCACCCAGTGAGCGGTATGGCGCGCGAACGAAGCAACGAGGCCTACGACTATGGAAATGAAGTCGTCACCACCGGAGGCACCGGATTTGGGGTCATGGCTATGATTGTTGCTGCTGAGCGGAAATGGCAGCCCCGCGATTCGGTAGCCGAGCGACTGTTAAAAATGGTCAAATTCCTGGCCAAAGCCGACCATTATCACGGAGTTTTTCCGCATTGGCTCAACGGTGCCACGGGCAAGACTATTCCGTTCAGCCGTAAAGACGATGGGGGCGATCTGGTCGAAACGTCCTTTCTGTTTCAGGGATTGCTCTGTGCCCGGCAGTATTTCAACGGCGACACTGAAACGGAACGACAACTCCGAAACCGCATCAACTGGTTGTGGAACGACGTGGAATGGGATTGGCATACGCGCGACGGACAGAATGTGCTGTACTGGCATTGGAGTCCCAACAATGGCTGGAGCATGGACTTCGAGCTGCGGGGCTATAACGAAGCCTTGATCACCTACGTGCTGGCAGCTTCCTCACCTCGCTATGGGATTTCTGCCGCGCCCTACCACAAAGGTTGGGCCATGAGCAACCATTTTAAGAATGGAAAGGAATTTTACGACCTGATTTTACCGCTGGGATTCGATTATGGCGGGCCGTTATTTTTCGCTCATTATTCGTTTGTGGGGCTAAATCCAAAGGGGTTGAAGGACCGTTACGCCGATTACTGGGAGCAAAACGTCAACCACTCGCTGATCAACTACCGCTACTGCGTGGATAATCCCAAAAAATTCAAGGGCTACGGCGAAGATTGCTGGGGCCTGACGGCCAGCGATACCTATAATGGCTACAATGCGCACTCCCCCACCAACGATTTCGGTACCATCACCCCTACCGCCGCACTTTCTTCTTTTCCCTACACCCCGCAACAGTCCATGAAGGCCGTACGGCACTTTTACGACGATCTAGGCGATAAAATCTGGAGCGAATATGGCTTTGTGGATGCTTTCAACGAATCTCAGAACTGGTACGCCAAATCGCACCTGGCCATTGACCAGGGACCTATTATTGTCATGATCGAGAACTATCGGACGGGTCTGCTCTGGAATCTGTTCATGAGTGTGCCGGAAGTACAAATGGGCCTTAAGAAACTGGACTTCCAAACTCCGGGCACAAAGTAA
- a CDS encoding glucoamylase family protein, whose protein sequence is MLVAGCKKEDPTPPKPTVFSLNSLKVNGTNQGFNYDNFNLNPVIDLSFSAKIDPASVPKGIQLSHSSGSSIPLKVVYQSNATDLTVQPESPLVALERYTLLISPDLKSTAGGTFQVPITVKLRTGLDSTAKFPTISDDSLLTLVQRKTFGYFWEFGHPVSGLARERNTSGDVVTSGGSGFGIMAIPVAVHRNFITRSQGLERIQKIVNFLGTKAQRFHGAFPHWLHGSTGEVVPFSPKDNGADLVETSFLMQGLLAARQYFNGNDPAEKALRDDINALWKAVEWDWFRQNGQNVLYWHWSPDYGWEINQKISGWNESLITYVLAAASPTHTIPKVVYDEGWTRNGGFRNGNTYQGITLPLGPDYGGPLFLAHYSFLGLNPRQLKDGYTDYFTQNRNHTLINYRYCKENPKHFYGYSGRCWGLTASDIPDGYTASSPTNDRGVIAPTAALASFPYTPDESMEALKFYYYVLGDKIWGEYGFHDAFSLDQPWFATSYLAIDQGPIILMIENQRSGLVWDLLMSCPEVKSGLSKLGLQ, encoded by the coding sequence ATGTTGGTTGCTGGCTGCAAAAAAGAAGATCCTACGCCGCCCAAGCCCACTGTGTTTAGCCTAAATTCCCTCAAAGTCAACGGCACCAATCAGGGCTTTAACTATGACAACTTCAATCTTAATCCGGTAATCGACCTTTCTTTCTCAGCCAAAATAGATCCCGCATCGGTCCCTAAAGGAATTCAGTTGAGCCACAGTTCGGGCAGCAGCATTCCGCTGAAAGTTGTGTACCAGAGTAACGCCACCGATCTGACCGTCCAGCCAGAATCGCCCCTGGTAGCTCTGGAACGCTATACGTTACTAATTTCGCCCGATCTGAAGTCCACAGCTGGGGGTACCTTTCAAGTGCCTATTACCGTCAAGTTACGTACAGGACTGGATTCCACGGCCAAATTCCCCACCATTTCCGATGATTCGCTGCTCACGCTGGTACAGCGCAAAACCTTCGGCTACTTTTGGGAATTCGGCCATCCGGTCAGTGGCCTGGCGCGGGAGCGGAACACCTCCGGCGATGTGGTCACCTCGGGGGGCAGCGGGTTTGGTATCATGGCAATACCTGTGGCCGTGCACCGGAATTTCATCACCCGCAGTCAGGGCCTGGAAAGAATCCAGAAAATTGTGAATTTTCTAGGTACCAAAGCCCAGCGCTTCCACGGAGCATTCCCGCACTGGCTCCATGGTTCTACGGGTGAGGTAGTACCTTTTAGTCCGAAGGATAACGGGGCCGACCTGGTAGAAACGTCTTTCCTGATGCAGGGCCTGCTGGCGGCCCGGCAGTATTTTAATGGAAATGACCCCGCCGAAAAGGCACTACGTGATGACATAAACGCCCTCTGGAAAGCAGTGGAGTGGGATTGGTTCCGGCAAAACGGTCAAAACGTACTGTATTGGCACTGGAGCCCGGACTATGGCTGGGAAATAAATCAGAAAATTTCGGGCTGGAATGAGAGCCTGATTACCTACGTCCTCGCGGCTGCCTCGCCTACCCACACGATTCCCAAAGTCGTGTACGACGAAGGTTGGACCCGAAACGGTGGCTTCCGCAACGGCAACACCTACCAGGGCATCACGCTACCGCTTGGTCCCGACTACGGCGGGCCACTTTTCCTGGCGCACTACTCGTTTCTGGGCCTAAATCCCCGCCAACTCAAAGATGGCTACACCGATTATTTCACTCAAAATCGTAATCATACACTCATTAACTACCGCTATTGTAAAGAGAACCCCAAGCATTTTTACGGATATAGCGGACGCTGCTGGGGCTTAACCGCAAGCGATATCCCCGATGGCTATACGGCCAGTTCGCCTACCAACGATCGAGGTGTCATCGCGCCCACCGCGGCTCTGGCGTCTTTTCCCTATACACCCGACGAATCCATGGAGGCGCTTAAATTCTACTACTATGTCCTGGGCGATAAAATCTGGGGAGAATATGGTTTTCACGACGCCTTTTCGCTCGATCAACCTTGGTTTGCTACGTCCTACCTGGCCATCGATCAGGGACCGATTATCCTCATGATTGAAAACCAACGCTCAGGCCTGGTGTGGGATTTGTTAATGAGCTGTCCCGAAGTAAAATCGGGACTCAGCAAGTTGGGTTTACAGTAA